The proteins below are encoded in one region of Chiloscyllium plagiosum isolate BGI_BamShark_2017 chromosome 7, ASM401019v2, whole genome shotgun sequence:
- the insig2 gene encoding insulin-induced gene 2 protein has translation MAEEERTKATTVQIRHGHYLSAITKQNMNLLIRGVVLFSIGVFLALVLNLLQIQRNVTLFPPDVIASIFSSAWWVPPCCGTASAVIGLLYPCIDSHLGEPHKFKREWSSVMRCVAVFVGINHASAKVDFANNMQLSLTLAALSIGLWWTFDRSRSGFGLGIGIAFLATLVTQLLVYNGVYQYTSPDFLYVRSWLPCIFFAGGITMGNIGRQLAMYECKVIPEKPHQD, from the exons ATGGCAGAGGAAGAAAGAACCAAAGCCACGACTGTCCAGATCAGACATGGCCACTACCTTTCTGCTATTACAAAGCAGAACATGAATTTGCTTATCCGAGGGGTGGTCCTTTTTTCTATTGGTGTGTTCTTAGCACTTGTATTGAACTTGCTACAGATACAAAGAAATGTTACTCTTTTTCCCCCTGATGTGattgccagcattttctcttccGCTTGGTGGGTTCCACCATGTTGTGGTACGGCATCGG CTGTGATTGGTTTGCTTTACCCATGCATTGACAGCCATCTGGGAGAGCCACACAAATTCAAGAGGGAATGGTCCAGTGTAATGCGTTGTGTTGCAGTCTTTGTTGGGATAAACCATGCTAGTGCT AAGGTGGATTTTGCCAACAATATGCAGTTGTCCCTTACTTTGGCAGCACTTTCCATTGGATTGTGGTGGACTTTTGATAGATCTCGAAGTGGCTTTGGGCTTGGCATAGGAATTGCTTTTCTTGCCACACTGGTCACTCAACTTTTAGTCTACAATGGTGTTTACCA ATATACATCTCCGGATTTTCTTTATGTTCGGTCTTGGTTACCTTGTATATTTTTTGCTGGTGGAATAACAATGGGAAATATAGGACGCCAGTTAGCAATG TATGAGTGTAAAGTTATTCCAGAGAAGCCTCATCAAGATTGA